Proteins from a genomic interval of Actinoalloteichus hymeniacidonis:
- a CDS encoding type 1 glutamine amidotransferase — MAKARILILQPAQSDPPGPLADWLIAAGVDIQLVLADREPIPALDDFHALVVLGGPMGAEDLGAHPWLVEVRARLTESIRRRIPVLSICLGAQLLASVSGGMVEPGEDGPEVGARLVAKRDAAEQDALLEDLPLTPLVMQAHRDVITELPPGAQRLAASPKYENQAFRVGDLAYGFQFHIEATAEVVRGWLANSPDLAEAFPAVQIAPGKIEDAVEEITETWRPIVERFATMAGQQAGLVPGSPGRRRLPLL, encoded by the coding sequence GTGGCGAAGGCACGGATACTCATCCTCCAACCCGCGCAGAGCGATCCCCCTGGCCCGTTGGCCGACTGGTTGATCGCGGCGGGGGTCGACATCCAGCTGGTGCTGGCCGACCGCGAGCCGATCCCGGCTCTCGACGACTTCCATGCGTTGGTCGTGCTCGGTGGGCCGATGGGCGCGGAGGATCTCGGCGCCCATCCGTGGTTGGTCGAGGTGCGGGCGCGGCTGACCGAGTCGATTCGGCGCAGGATCCCGGTGCTGAGCATCTGTCTCGGTGCCCAACTGCTGGCCTCGGTGTCCGGCGGCATGGTGGAACCGGGCGAGGACGGTCCCGAGGTGGGGGCCAGGCTGGTGGCCAAGCGGGACGCGGCCGAGCAGGACGCCCTGCTGGAGGACCTCCCGCTGACGCCGTTGGTCATGCAGGCCCACCGCGACGTGATCACCGAGCTGCCCCCCGGCGCGCAGCGGTTGGCCGCCTCGCCGAAGTACGAGAATCAGGCATTCCGGGTCGGCGATCTCGCCTACGGCTTCCAGTTCCACATCGAGGCGACGGCAGAGGTCGTCCGGGGCTGGTTGGCGAACTCGCCGGATTTGGCCGAGGCCTTCCCCGCCGTGCAGATCGCTCCCGGCAAGATCGAGGACGCGGTCGAGGAGATCACCGAGACCTGGCGGCCGATCGTGGAGCGGTTCGCGACCATGGCGGGCCAGCAGGCCGGTCTGGTGCCCGGTAGTCCGGGGCGGCGCAGATTGCCGCTGCTCTGA